One part of the Chryseobacterium sp. 7 genome encodes these proteins:
- a CDS encoding zinc-dependent metalloprotease has translation MKKQLLITGMLALSGISFAQTNRLWTSTSLRGFSPILENMSRFENPKLYHLNISELKNVLTKAPKRSTQKSEIIISFPNSAGKMENFRVTENSNFEPELAAKYPDIKSYIGEGIENHASKIYFSISSLGLSSMEIYGDRSAVFIQPYTKDLSTYIIYKKSDSKDNLNKLECKVLDVAQKGNSNALTHKNADDATLRTFRLALSCTGEYASYFGGTKAQALAAMNNTMTRVNGIFENDFAARMTLIANNDNIIYTDANTDPYSPSSQMNNWNMELMNNLSTSIGNDNFDIGHLFGRDGGGGNAGCIGCICDNDMSTFVNQGVTYPNSYKGSGYTSPANGNPSGDTFDIDFVAHEMGHQFGGNHTWSYEPQPGLQPVEPGSGSTIMGYAGITNYDVQSNSDPFFHALSIDQITNNIKTKTCSVNTPTGNSVPTANAGLDYTIPKSTPFMLTGSGTDADGDPLTYIWEQMDKGTSSETGANSAAKDTKVSGPIFRSWKPSSSAVRYFPVMSSVLAGALKTSGTEIDVEALPSAARTLNFRFTVRDNKAGGGGNNSDDTQITVNPAAGPFMITSQNNAVSYVQGSSQTVTWDVAGTTANGINTANVDILWSTDNGNTWITLLAGVPNSGSQAITIPDTLTDSGRIMVKGSNHIFFDINNANISVKTSDDTSISGNSSSTEIKLYPNPVKSILTLTNTSNEEYKIYDMSGRLVSTGNLESGTVNVNKLTNGTYVIQIGGFAKQFIKK, from the coding sequence GTGAAAAAACAATTATTGATAACGGGAATGCTCGCATTGTCGGGTATTTCTTTCGCACAAACAAATCGCTTATGGACTTCAACCTCATTAAGAGGATTCTCTCCGATTCTGGAAAACATGTCACGTTTTGAAAATCCCAAACTTTATCATTTGAATATAAGCGAATTAAAAAATGTATTGACAAAAGCCCCCAAAAGATCAACGCAGAAATCTGAAATCATCATCTCTTTTCCCAATTCAGCAGGAAAAATGGAAAATTTCAGGGTAACAGAAAATTCTAATTTTGAACCGGAGCTGGCTGCTAAATATCCGGATATCAAGTCTTACATTGGTGAAGGAATAGAAAATCATGCTTCAAAGATTTATTTCAGCATTTCTTCTTTAGGGTTATCTTCCATGGAAATCTATGGCGACAGATCAGCTGTTTTTATTCAGCCTTATACAAAAGATCTTTCTACTTATATTATTTATAAAAAGTCTGACAGTAAAGATAATTTAAATAAACTTGAATGTAAAGTTCTAGATGTTGCTCAAAAAGGAAACTCAAATGCATTAACTCATAAAAATGCAGATGATGCCACATTAAGAACGTTCAGGCTTGCTCTTTCATGTACAGGAGAATATGCCTCTTATTTTGGAGGAACAAAAGCCCAGGCTTTAGCCGCGATGAACAATACAATGACCCGCGTAAATGGTATTTTCGAAAACGATTTTGCAGCAAGAATGACACTGATTGCCAATAATGACAATATTATCTATACCGATGCAAATACAGATCCTTATTCACCCTCTTCACAGATGAACAACTGGAATATGGAGCTTATGAATAACCTGAGCACCTCCATCGGGAATGATAATTTTGATATAGGCCACCTTTTCGGAAGAGATGGCGGCGGTGGGAATGCAGGATGTATTGGGTGTATTTGCGATAACGACATGTCAACCTTTGTAAACCAGGGGGTAACTTATCCTAACAGCTATAAAGGAAGCGGATATACATCACCAGCCAATGGCAATCCTTCAGGAGATACTTTTGATATTGATTTTGTGGCGCATGAAATGGGACATCAGTTCGGTGGAAACCACACCTGGTCATATGAGCCTCAACCCGGACTACAACCTGTAGAACCAGGTTCAGGATCTACCATTATGGGATATGCAGGGATTACCAATTATGATGTTCAGAGCAACTCTGATCCCTTTTTTCATGCCTTAAGTATTGACCAAATCACTAATAATATTAAAACAAAAACCTGCTCTGTTAATACGCCTACCGGAAATTCAGTTCCTACAGCAAATGCAGGACTTGATTATACTATTCCAAAAAGCACACCTTTTATGCTTACCGGATCCGGAACTGATGCAGATGGAGATCCGCTTACTTATATATGGGAACAAATGGATAAAGGAACTTCTTCTGAAACGGGAGCTAATTCTGCTGCCAAAGACACAAAGGTTTCAGGCCCAATATTCAGATCATGGAAACCTTCAAGTTCTGCTGTAAGATATTTCCCTGTAATGTCTTCTGTTTTAGCAGGAGCTCTCAAAACTTCAGGAACAGAAATAGATGTTGAAGCACTCCCTTCTGCTGCCAGAACTTTAAATTTCAGATTCACCGTTCGGGATAACAAAGCCGGAGGTGGCGGAAATAATTCTGATGATACACAAATAACAGTTAACCCTGCCGCAGGACCTTTTATGATAACCTCACAAAACAATGCTGTTTCTTACGTTCAGGGGAGCTCACAGACGGTTACATGGGATGTAGCAGGAACTACAGCCAACGGTATCAATACAGCTAATGTAGATATCTTATGGTCTACAGACAATGGTAATACATGGATCACATTATTAGCCGGAGTACCTAACAGCGGCTCACAGGCTATTACAATTCCTGATACATTAACAGATTCCGGAAGAATTATGGTTAAAGGAAGCAATCATATTTTCTTTGACATCAATAATGCCAATATTTCTGTAAAAACATCTGACGACACATCTATAAGTGGAAATTCATCATCCACAGAAATAAAGCTGTATCCGAATCCTGTAAAGAGTATTCTTACTCTTACCAATACCAGCAATGAAGAATATAAAATCTACGATATGTCCGGCCGGCTTGTAAGCACAGGAAATCTGGAAAGCGGAACCGTAAATGTTAATAAACTGACTAACGGAACCTACGTCATCCAAATCGGAGGATTTGCGAAACAATTTATTAAAAAGTAA
- the leuD gene encoding 3-isopropylmalate dehydratase small subunit, whose translation MQKLVVLKSRAVPLPAENIDTDQIIPARFLKSIDRKGFGENLFRDWRFNIHTGEPNPDFVLNNPKFEGEILVAGNNFGCGSSREHAAWSLTDYGFKVIVSSYFADIFKGNALNNGLLPVKVSEEFLKEILEGITENPDNEIAIDVELQSISFKDTTETFELDSYKKICLLNGYDDIDFLISRKQTITEFELKTQKVNERQLF comes from the coding sequence ATGCAAAAATTAGTAGTTTTAAAATCCCGCGCAGTTCCGCTGCCGGCAGAAAATATAGATACAGACCAGATTATTCCGGCAAGATTCCTGAAAAGTATAGACAGGAAAGGGTTTGGGGAAAATCTGTTCAGAGACTGGAGGTTCAATATCCATACAGGAGAGCCTAATCCTGATTTTGTGTTAAACAATCCTAAATTTGAAGGGGAGATTCTGGTAGCGGGAAATAACTTCGGTTGTGGAAGCAGCCGTGAACACGCAGCCTGGTCTTTAACAGATTATGGATTTAAAGTCATTGTTTCCAGTTACTTCGCTGATATTTTCAAAGGAAATGCCCTGAATAACGGACTTCTTCCCGTAAAGGTTTCCGAAGAATTCTTAAAAGAAATTTTAGAAGGAATCACCGAAAATCCAGACAATGAAATTGCCATTGATGTGGAATTGCAGTCCATCAGCTTTAAAGATACTACTGAGACCTTTGAGCTTGATTCTTATAAAAAAATATGCCTGTTAAACGGCTATGACGATATTGATTTTTTAATCAGCAGAAAGCAGACGATTACAGAGTTTGAATTAAAAACACAAAAAGTAAATGAGCGACAGTTATTTTAA
- a CDS encoding nucleoside triphosphate pyrophosphohydrolase family protein, with product MDKIDSLNQVAEFHTTFKAPILDAPQIPSPERCNLRVELLQEELNELKQAIADHNLVEIADALCDLQYVLSGAVLEFGLGNKFVELFNEVQRSNMSKACDNEEQAKETVEFYKEKEVESFYEKSGEKFNVYRQADHKVLKNKYYSPADLKSIIEK from the coding sequence ATGGATAAAATTGATAGTCTGAACCAAGTAGCAGAATTCCATACTACTTTCAAAGCCCCTATTTTAGATGCCCCACAAATTCCTTCTCCGGAAAGATGCAATCTGAGAGTAGAACTTTTACAGGAAGAATTAAACGAACTGAAACAAGCCATTGCAGATCATAATCTTGTAGAAATTGCAGACGCATTGTGTGATCTTCAGTATGTTTTGAGTGGTGCTGTGCTGGAATTCGGACTTGGCAACAAATTTGTAGAGCTATTCAACGAAGTTCAGCGTTCCAATATGTCGAAAGCATGTGATAATGAAGAACAGGCAAAAGAAACTGTTGAATTTTACAAAGAGAAGGAAGTAGAATCTTTTTATGAAAAGTCCGGAGAAAAATTCAATGTTTACAGACAGGCAGATCATAAAGTATTGAAAAACAAATACTACTCTCCTGCTGATTTAAAATCAATTATCGAAAAATAA
- a CDS encoding DUF4230 domain-containing protein — protein MRNYKTILSFVAGAGAMVLLFFGLKSCLNLGNKTEKSDYYILTNQISKMNKMVVMEQNTSSMQKTKMGYEVFGKEISSNSIITYTKTNAQVSYDLNKMKIEVDSINKKLIITELPDAEIRITPSVEIQSLDDSFINRISEKDIKNVTQKAKETAEKSIDQNQLRSEGRKQLMENLNNVFVLAKALNYKIEDKTGKIGILGL, from the coding sequence TTGAGAAATTATAAAACCATATTATCTTTTGTAGCTGGTGCCGGTGCGATGGTGCTGCTGTTTTTCGGCCTGAAATCCTGTCTGAACCTTGGAAATAAAACAGAAAAGTCAGATTATTATATCCTGACCAATCAGATCTCCAAGATGAACAAGATGGTGGTTATGGAGCAGAATACTTCCAGCATGCAGAAAACCAAGATGGGTTATGAAGTTTTTGGGAAAGAAATTTCCAGCAACAGCATTATTACTTATACCAAGACCAATGCCCAGGTTTCTTATGATCTTAACAAAATGAAGATCGAAGTAGATTCCATTAACAAAAAACTCATTATTACCGAGCTTCCTGATGCTGAGATAAGAATTACACCAAGCGTTGAAATTCAATCTTTGGACGATTCTTTTATCAACAGAATTTCGGAAAAAGACATTAAAAATGTTACTCAGAAAGCTAAAGAAACGGCAGAAAAATCTATTGATCAGAATCAGTTGAGATCGGAAGGCCGTAAACAGCTGATGGAAAATCTGAATAATGTTTTTGTTCTGGCCAAAGCTTTAAATTACAAAATAGAGGATAAAACCGGGAAAATTGGTATCTTAGGTCTATAA
- a CDS encoding TlpA family protein disulfide reductase, with the protein MKKFITNIVVFSSLFIATQQFSAQKVVVNREVDSQKDGKMLLGAQLKEQFLKAPYADWYVKEHDEYAIDKQAVSELKKGKLGSYDIIVFMGTWCEDSHRDFPRLMKILEEANYPESKLTIIAVNRKKESPAGEEGLYNIQKVPTIILKRYGKEVGRIIEMPTTGYIERDLVQILKKNDSSVIKEIFK; encoded by the coding sequence ATGAAAAAATTTATTACCAATATTGTTGTCTTTTCAAGCCTATTTATAGCGACGCAACAGTTTAGCGCTCAAAAAGTAGTGGTTAACCGTGAGGTTGATAGTCAGAAAGACGGCAAAATGCTTTTAGGTGCCCAGCTAAAAGAGCAGTTTCTGAAAGCTCCTTATGCCGATTGGTATGTGAAAGAACATGATGAGTATGCTATTGACAAACAAGCTGTAAGTGAATTAAAAAAAGGAAAACTCGGGAGTTATGATATCATTGTTTTCATGGGAACATGGTGCGAAGACAGTCACAGAGACTTCCCAAGATTAATGAAAATACTGGAAGAAGCCAATTACCCCGAAAGTAAACTGACTATTATTGCGGTAAACCGTAAGAAAGAATCTCCTGCCGGAGAAGAAGGTCTTTATAATATTCAGAAAGTTCCTACTATTATCCTGAAAAGATACGGAAAAGAGGTTGGCAGAATCATAGAAATGCCTACTACAGGATATATTGAAAGAGATTTAGTTCAAATTCTGAAAAAGAATGATTCATCTGTCATTAAAGAAATTTTTAAATAG
- the leuC gene encoding 3-isopropylmalate dehydratase large subunit, with amino-acid sequence MNNSKKTLFDKVWDAHVVETIPDGPQIIYIDKHLIHEVTSPQAFAELESRNLELFRPEQIVATADHNVPTLHQEQPIKDELSRNQVEQLTENCKKNNIELFGLGHQYQGIVHIIAPELGITQPGMSIVCGDSHTSTHGAFGSIAFGIGTSQVAQVFASQCLLLNKPKSMRITVNGKLNENVQPKDVILYIISKIETDGGTGYFCEYAGNVFEEMSMEGRMTVCNMSIEMGARGGMIAPDETTFEYVKGRKFAPEGEDWNEKVAYWKTLKTDEGAIFDEELSFDASDIYPMITYGTNPGMGISIREVIPVPQNESEEKALKYMGLKAGQTVNSIKVNYVFIGSCTNARIEDFRSAAQYIKGKSKSEAVKALIVPGSQQVVKQIYEEGLDKIFNDAGFQIRQPGCSACLAMNDDKIPEGEYCVSTSNRNFEGRQGQGSRTILASPLTAAKAAIEGKISAFESLN; translated from the coding sequence AAACTATTCCGGACGGACCTCAGATCATTTATATAGACAAGCATCTTATTCATGAGGTAACCAGTCCTCAGGCTTTTGCTGAGCTTGAATCCAGGAATCTGGAACTCTTCAGGCCGGAACAGATTGTTGCTACTGCGGATCATAATGTTCCTACTTTGCATCAGGAGCAGCCGATCAAAGATGAGCTTTCAAGAAATCAGGTAGAGCAGCTTACGGAAAACTGTAAGAAAAATAATATTGAGCTTTTCGGACTGGGACATCAGTATCAGGGGATTGTTCACATCATTGCTCCGGAATTAGGGATTACCCAGCCGGGAATGAGCATTGTGTGTGGAGACAGCCATACTTCAACCCATGGAGCATTCGGATCTATTGCCTTTGGGATTGGAACCAGCCAGGTTGCTCAGGTGTTTGCCAGCCAATGTTTGTTGCTGAACAAGCCAAAATCCATGAGAATTACTGTGAATGGTAAACTGAATGAAAATGTTCAGCCTAAAGATGTTATTCTTTATATCATTTCAAAAATTGAAACAGACGGAGGAACAGGATATTTCTGTGAATATGCAGGAAATGTATTTGAAGAAATGTCAATGGAAGGAAGAATGACAGTCTGCAACATGAGTATTGAAATGGGTGCCAGAGGAGGAATGATTGCTCCAGATGAAACCACTTTTGAATATGTAAAAGGGAGAAAATTCGCCCCTGAAGGAGAAGACTGGAATGAAAAAGTGGCCTATTGGAAAACTCTAAAAACAGATGAAGGAGCCATTTTTGATGAAGAATTAAGCTTTGATGCTTCAGATATTTATCCAATGATTACTTATGGAACCAACCCGGGAATGGGGATTTCTATCCGTGAAGTTATTCCGGTGCCCCAGAACGAATCTGAAGAAAAAGCATTGAAATATATGGGACTGAAAGCCGGACAGACCGTTAACAGCATCAAAGTTAATTATGTCTTCATAGGAAGCTGTACCAATGCAAGGATAGAAGATTTCCGTTCTGCAGCACAGTATATCAAAGGAAAAAGCAAATCAGAAGCTGTAAAAGCACTGATTGTTCCTGGGTCTCAGCAAGTGGTGAAACAGATTTATGAAGAAGGATTGGATAAAATATTTAATGATGCAGGATTTCAGATCCGTCAGCCGGGATGTTCAGCATGTCTGGCCATGAATGATGATAAAATTCCGGAAGGAGAATATTGCGTTTCCACATCCAACAGAAACTTTGAAGGCAGGCAGGGACAAGGTTCAAGAACAATTCTGGCCAGTCCGCTTACTGCAGCAAAAGCAGCCATAGAAGGTAAAATCTCAGCTTTTGAAAGTTTAAACTAA
- the leuB gene encoding 3-isopropylmalate dehydrogenase — MSDSYFKIAVLPGDGIGPEIISESIKILDVIAEAFQCKFHFEYGLIGAEAIFKTGNPLPEETLKICKESDAVLFGAIGDPVFDNNPEAKVRPEQGLLKLRKELGLFANIRPLKTYASLIDKSPLKREIIEGADIQIFRELVSGIYFGEKFTDPEGAYAYDICKYSREDIIPIAHMAFQEAQKRKKKLTLIDKANVLDTSRLWRKTCQEIAPEYPDVQLDYMFVDNAAMQLILNPKHFDVIVTENMFGDIISDEASVIGGSIGLLPSASVGENNALFEPIHGSYPQAKGKGIANPIASILSVAMMLDHLNLKAAADKLRQSVEHAIENKYVTIDLNTKQYYSTSEVGSFIADHIRYSEKSYYNFENVKIGKSTIV; from the coding sequence ATGAGCGACAGTTATTTTAAAATTGCGGTTCTTCCCGGAGATGGGATAGGCCCGGAAATCATCAGTGAAAGCATTAAAATATTAGATGTTATTGCTGAAGCTTTCCAATGCAAATTTCATTTTGAGTATGGATTAATAGGCGCGGAAGCTATTTTTAAAACAGGAAATCCTTTGCCTGAAGAAACTTTAAAAATCTGTAAAGAGTCTGATGCTGTGCTTTTCGGAGCAATTGGTGATCCGGTTTTTGATAACAATCCGGAAGCAAAAGTAAGACCGGAACAGGGATTACTGAAACTTCGTAAAGAACTGGGTTTATTTGCCAACATCCGTCCTTTGAAAACTTACGCATCTTTGATTGACAAAAGTCCATTGAAAAGAGAAATCATTGAAGGAGCAGATATCCAGATTTTCAGAGAACTGGTGAGCGGAATTTATTTTGGTGAAAAATTTACAGATCCGGAAGGCGCTTATGCTTATGATATCTGCAAATACAGCCGTGAAGATATTATTCCGATAGCCCATATGGCGTTTCAGGAAGCTCAGAAAAGAAAGAAAAAACTTACGCTTATTGATAAAGCCAATGTTCTGGATACTTCAAGATTGTGGAGAAAAACATGTCAGGAAATTGCACCGGAATATCCTGATGTACAGCTGGATTATATGTTTGTAGACAATGCTGCCATGCAGTTGATTCTTAATCCTAAGCATTTTGATGTTATTGTAACGGAAAATATGTTTGGTGATATTATTTCAGATGAAGCCAGCGTAATTGGAGGGTCTATCGGATTATTGCCATCTGCATCAGTAGGAGAGAATAACGCCTTGTTTGAGCCTATTCACGGGTCTTATCCACAGGCAAAAGGTAAAGGAATTGCTAATCCTATTGCTTCTATTTTAAGTGTGGCCATGATGCTGGATCATCTTAATTTAAAAGCTGCCGCAGACAAATTGAGACAATCTGTAGAACATGCTATTGAAAACAAGTATGTGACAATTGATCTTAATACCAAGCAATATTACTCAACAAGTGAAGTGGGAAGCTTTATTGCTGATCATATCAGATATTCCGAGAAGTCGTATTACAATTTTGAAAATGTGAAGATCGGAAAATCAACCATTGTATAG
- a CDS encoding reprolysin-like metallopeptidase yields the protein MKKQLTLIGMLLISGISFAQTDRLWSEGSRKTSSEIFENKTGISNPKVYNLDINGLKNVLAKAPKRLAAGEKSELIISFPNSEGRMENFKVRENSNFAPELAAKYPDIKSYVGQGLDDPNSTVYFSVSPLGLSSMEIYGDKSAVFIEPYTKDLSSYVVYRKSDKKDDLNKFECTVVDAAQKGVSNSALAARPNADDAKLRTFRLALSCTGEYTTYFGGTKAQALAAMNTTMTRVNGVFEKDFAARMVLIANNDAVIYTNASTDPYSAASGMSSWNSQLQSTLTSVIGEANYDIGHLFGASGGGGNAGCIGCICTNGSKGSGYTSPADAIPSGDNFDIDYVAHEMGHQFGGNHTFSMNNEGTGANMEPGSGSTIMGYAGITSQDIQPHSDAFFHAISIQQITNNIKAKTCSVNTNTGNSIPTANAGLDYTIPKGTPFVLTGTGTDADGDSLTYIWEQMDNASSSQTGASSAASATKASGPNFRSWTPTTAPVRYFPRMASVLTGATTTAGSEITVEALSSVARTLNFRFTVRDNKAGGSGNNSDDAVITVNGTAGPFNITSQNSATTYAGGSSQTVTWNVAGTTANGVNAANVDILWSTDNGNTWTTLLAGTPNDGSQAVTIPNSTTTTGRIMVKGSNHIFFDVNNANISVNAGSGTPDTVAPTAPTLAASGTTATTTNLSWSGATDNVGVTGYDVYQGASLIGSTAASTYTVTGLSPATTYSFSVKAKDAAGNASVSSNTVSVTTLSGGTVSYCSSSASNTADERIGNVTFGSINNTSTGTAGYENFTSVSTNVTRGNAYTISITPTWTSTKYSEAYAVYIDYNGDGDFTDSGELAWTKAGSTTSPVTGSITIPSTATVGSTRMRVMMKYSSIPTSSCEAFTYGQVEDYTLNIVSSGKGELQNTKDLITDVKLYPNPVRDQLYISNTTSEDYKIFDMGGKLIDSGKLQRGSVNVSNLVKGAYMIQIGKSSKRFIKN from the coding sequence ATGAAAAAACAATTAACGCTGATTGGAATGCTCCTGATTTCGGGTATTTCTTTCGCACAGACTGACCGTCTTTGGTCTGAAGGTTCCAGAAAAACTTCATCAGAGATTTTTGAAAACAAAACCGGCATCAGCAATCCAAAGGTATACAACCTGGATATCAACGGATTGAAGAATGTTCTGGCAAAAGCTCCCAAAAGACTGGCTGCAGGCGAAAAATCAGAACTCATCATCTCTTTTCCAAATTCTGAAGGCAGAATGGAAAATTTTAAAGTGAGGGAGAATTCCAATTTTGCCCCTGAGTTGGCAGCAAAATATCCGGACATTAAATCCTATGTAGGACAAGGTCTGGATGATCCTAATTCCACAGTCTATTTCAGTGTTTCTCCACTAGGACTGTCATCCATGGAAATTTACGGTGATAAATCTGCAGTTTTCATCGAGCCCTACACTAAAGATCTTTCTTCTTATGTAGTGTACAGAAAATCTGATAAAAAAGATGATCTTAACAAGTTTGAATGTACAGTAGTAGATGCTGCACAGAAAGGAGTTTCCAACTCTGCTCTTGCCGCAAGACCTAACGCTGATGATGCCAAACTAAGAACATTCAGACTGGCACTATCTTGTACCGGAGAATACACCACTTATTTCGGAGGCACAAAAGCACAGGCTTTAGCTGCAATGAATACCACAATGACCCGTGTAAACGGTGTTTTTGAAAAAGATTTCGCAGCAAGAATGGTTTTGATCGCCAACAATGATGCTGTCATCTACACCAATGCTTCTACAGATCCTTATTCTGCAGCTTCAGGAATGAGCAGCTGGAATTCTCAGCTACAAAGTACTTTAACTTCTGTAATTGGCGAAGCTAATTATGACATCGGACACTTGTTCGGAGCATCAGGAGGTGGCGGAAATGCAGGATGTATTGGCTGTATCTGTACCAACGGATCAAAAGGAAGCGGATACACTTCTCCCGCAGACGCTATTCCATCAGGAGATAATTTTGATATCGACTATGTAGCTCATGAAATGGGACACCAGTTTGGAGGAAATCACACATTCTCTATGAACAATGAAGGAACAGGTGCTAACATGGAACCTGGATCCGGATCAACCATCATGGGATATGCAGGAATTACCAGCCAGGATATTCAGCCTCACTCTGATGCATTCTTCCATGCGATAAGCATTCAGCAGATCACTAACAACATTAAAGCTAAAACCTGCTCTGTTAATACCAATACAGGAAACTCAATTCCTACAGCCAATGCAGGCTTAGACTATACCATTCCAAAAGGGACTCCATTTGTACTGACAGGAACAGGAACAGATGCAGACGGAGACTCTCTAACCTACATCTGGGAACAAATGGACAATGCTTCTTCTTCCCAAACAGGAGCAAGTTCAGCAGCAAGTGCTACAAAAGCTTCAGGGCCTAACTTCAGGTCATGGACTCCTACCACTGCACCTGTAAGATATTTCCCAAGAATGGCTTCTGTTTTAACTGGAGCAACCACTACAGCAGGTTCTGAAATCACAGTAGAAGCACTTTCTTCAGTGGCAAGAACATTAAACTTCAGATTTACTGTTCGTGATAACAAAGCAGGAGGTTCAGGAAATAATTCTGACGATGCTGTAATCACCGTTAACGGAACTGCAGGACCATTCAACATAACTTCGCAGAATTCAGCAACAACATACGCAGGAGGAAGCTCTCAAACCGTTACATGGAACGTAGCAGGAACTACTGCAAATGGTGTAAACGCTGCTAATGTGGACATTCTTTGGTCAACAGACAACGGAAATACATGGACTACTCTATTGGCAGGAACCCCAAATGACGGTTCACAAGCTGTTACCATTCCAAATTCTACTACCACTACAGGAAGAATTATGGTAAAAGGATCAAACCACATTTTCTTCGATGTTAACAATGCCAACATCTCTGTAAATGCTGGTTCAGGAACTCCTGATACGGTGGCTCCTACAGCTCCTACCCTTGCTGCTTCAGGAACTACCGCTACTACAACTAATCTTTCATGGTCAGGCGCTACAGACAATGTGGGAGTTACCGGCTATGATGTATATCAAGGGGCTTCATTAATTGGTTCTACAGCTGCTTCTACTTATACTGTAACAGGACTTTCCCCGGCGACTACGTATTCTTTCTCTGTTAAAGCAAAAGATGCCGCAGGAAATGCTTCTGTTTCCAGCAATACAGTAAGCGTGACTACGCTTTCAGGAGGAACTGTTTCTTACTGTTCTTCTTCAGCATCCAACACTGCTGATGAAAGAATCGGAAACGTAACATTCGGATCTATTAACAATACATCTACAGGAACTGCAGGTTATGAAAACTTCACTTCAGTTTCTACGAATGTTACAAGAGGAAATGCTTATACCATTTCCATTACTCCAACCTGGACGTCTACAAAATATAGCGAAGCATATGCAGTTTATATTGATTACAACGGAGACGGAGACTTTACAGACAGCGGAGAATTAGCATGGACAAAAGCAGGTTCTACGACCAGCCCGGTTACAGGATCTATCACTATTCCATCTACTGCAACTGTTGGATCTACAAGAATGAGAGTAATGATGAAGTATAGCTCTATCCCTACTTCTTCATGTGAAGCGTTCACTTATGGTCAGGTTGAAGATTATACCCTTAACATTGTTTCTTCAGGAAAAGGAGAGCTTCAGAACACCAAAGACCTGATCACAGATGTGAAGCTTTATCCAAACCCAGTGAGAGATCAACTTTACATTTCAAATACGACATCAGAAGATTATAAAATCTTCGATATGGGTGGAAAACTAATTGACTCAGGAAAACTTCAGAGAGGCTCTGTGAATGTAAGTAACCTTGTAAAAGGCGCTTATATGATTCAAATTGGAAAATCCTCTAAGAGATTCATTAAAAATTAG
- a CDS encoding glycohydrolase toxin TNT-related protein: MKHLFKYFFFLAITTLSVACSSDNDEVMDVNPDVTTVFYKNADELAATYDNNNSVSQVIRNQAYDLYKRGKWSELESLFKANGLNGGWPPANGGYNIVDDVPLQLGQKFDRYSGAVGTYNGTGVPTLGGSFTSPIINGYVYTFTQRALNQAEDKYDFYYEIDVLNNSMQFKTQTADIIPWFSQAGKGKQTMWKIPIDINTGYQKTWNKLAEEGYIKVTIKKSPSGKYPNLVGTVIQP; this comes from the coding sequence ATGAAACATTTATTTAAGTACTTCTTTTTTTTAGCCATTACTACGCTCTCAGTAGCCTGTAGCTCAGACAATGATGAGGTAATGGACGTCAATCCGGACGTAACCACGGTATTCTACAAAAACGCGGATGAATTGGCTGCAACGTATGACAACAACAATTCTGTAAGCCAGGTCATCAGAAATCAGGCTTATGATCTGTACAAACGGGGAAAATGGAGCGAATTGGAATCGCTTTTTAAGGCCAATGGTTTAAACGGCGGCTGGCCGCCTGCTAATGGAGGCTACAATATCGTTGATGATGTTCCTTTGCAGCTTGGACAGAAATTTGACAGATACAGTGGAGCTGTCGGCACTTATAACGGAACCGGAGTTCCTACGTTGGGTGGAAGCTTTACAAGCCCGATCATCAACGGATATGTATACACTTTCACACAAAGAGCTTTAAACCAAGCTGAAGACAAATACGACTTCTACTATGAAATTGATGTTTTGAATAACTCCATGCAGTTTAAAACCCAGACCGCAGATATTATTCCTTGGTTCAGCCAGGCAGGAAAAGGAAAACAGACTATGTGGAAAATTCCTATTGATATTAACACAGGATATCAGAAAACCTGGAACAAGCTGGCAGAAGAAGGCTATATAAAAGTTACCATTAAGAAAAGCCCAAGCGGAAAATATCCTAACTTAGTAGGCACGGTTATTCAGCCATAA